One window from the genome of Bacillus weihaiensis encodes:
- a CDS encoding cupredoxin domain-containing protein, with the protein MRFIIIKRKWLLICLFVILVGSFYLVNNQSLPTFSANKEEPNRLVINMVTGEFSSTLSDGKKIEAYRWDPGTILIPKDENVTLSIYGVNGEEHPFYIEGTDIKGVVKKGEETIIPLHFKEEGTYRLICDTHTHQGHAIPPMVAYLVVD; encoded by the coding sequence ATGCGATTTATTATCATTAAACGAAAATGGTTACTTATTTGTTTATTTGTCATTTTGGTCGGAAGTTTTTATTTAGTTAACAATCAGTCGTTACCTACTTTTAGTGCGAACAAAGAAGAACCCAATCGTCTTGTCATTAATATGGTTACTGGTGAATTTTCATCCACATTATCTGATGGGAAAAAGATAGAAGCCTACCGGTGGGACCCTGGAACTATTTTAATACCTAAAGACGAGAATGTTACCTTATCAATTTATGGCGTAAATGGTGAAGAACATCCATTCTATATAGAAGGAACCGACATTAAAGGAGTGGTGAAAAAAGGAGAAGAGACAATCATTCCTCTTCATTTTAAAGAGGAAGGCACTTACCGTCTTATTTGTGATACACATACGCACCAAGGACATGCAATTCCTCCAATGGTTGCTTATCTAGTTGTAGACTAA
- a CDS encoding general stress protein: MKPYVEEFQNEEKLEQAINHLKSSGVQPKDVYVLTHDDERTERISNKADTNIIGVEETGVGSAVGNFFSKKGDELRNQLEEIGFSNNEAELYEEKLDEGKVLLIVTNPQEYQLT; encoded by the coding sequence ATGAAACCATATGTTGAAGAATTTCAAAATGAAGAAAAACTAGAGCAAGCAATAAACCATCTAAAAAGTAGTGGGGTACAACCTAAAGATGTATATGTTCTAACGCATGATGATGAGAGAACAGAAAGAATTTCCAATAAAGCTGACACTAACATTATTGGTGTTGAAGAAACAGGGGTAGGTAGTGCTGTGGGAAATTTCTTTAGTAAGAAAGGTGACGAATTAAGAAATCAATTAGAAGAAATTGGTTTTTCAAATAACGAAGCCGAATTATATGAAGAAAAACTGGACGAAGGAAAAGTTTTATTAATCGTAACGAACCCACAAGAATATCAACTAACCTAA
- a CDS encoding DHH family phosphoesterase, which translates to MLLTHNDLDGISCGILAKTAFKEDVEVQYHSVNSLDYAVEKFLQIHSEGNFDRTKLYITDLSVHQENAKRLNEYVKKGGQVILIDHHKSALHLNNYSWASVSVEEPNGGLASATSLFYEYLIKSKALESSKILDEYVELVRQYDTWEWEKNNNSQAKQLNDLLFLQSIEEFEESISKRIHDQERFTFSDFEVKLLEMEENKRDRYIRKKKRETIQVNITDACVGVVYAEAYHSELGNELGKEYSHLDAIVILNMGNRKVSFRTIHDDVDVSEIAATFGGGGHAKAAGCSLTKEAYKQFVEKTFLLKPLRVDATHNELNQKTNCTHYQNNEKDQFFLYHSDTGKWIIEKNHKELEDHFETRELAERFIKRSYSANLSKDEHLINYLYDSYNRNKM; encoded by the coding sequence ATGCTATTAACACATAACGATTTAGATGGAATAAGCTGTGGGATTCTTGCAAAGACTGCTTTTAAGGAAGATGTAGAAGTGCAGTACCACTCAGTAAATAGTTTAGACTATGCTGTAGAAAAGTTTTTACAAATCCACAGTGAGGGAAACTTCGATAGAACGAAATTATACATAACAGATTTATCTGTTCATCAAGAAAATGCAAAAAGATTAAATGAATATGTGAAAAAAGGTGGTCAAGTCATATTAATTGATCATCATAAGTCCGCTTTACATTTAAATAATTATAGTTGGGCAAGTGTCTCAGTAGAAGAACCGAATGGAGGTTTAGCATCTGCAACCTCGTTATTTTATGAGTATCTTATTAAGTCTAAAGCGTTAGAATCGAGCAAAATTCTTGATGAATATGTTGAATTAGTTCGTCAATATGATACTTGGGAATGGGAAAAAAATAATAATAGTCAAGCAAAACAATTAAATGATTTATTATTTTTACAATCAATAGAGGAATTCGAAGAATCAATATCTAAAAGAATACACGACCAAGAACGTTTCACATTTAGTGACTTCGAAGTGAAATTGTTAGAAATGGAAGAAAATAAACGAGACCGCTATATTCGAAAAAAGAAACGAGAGACTATACAAGTAAATATCACAGATGCTTGTGTGGGCGTTGTTTATGCTGAAGCTTACCACTCTGAGCTGGGAAATGAATTAGGTAAAGAATATTCTCATTTGGATGCGATTGTCATCTTAAACATGGGGAATAGAAAGGTAAGTTTTAGGACGATACACGACGATGTTGATGTGTCAGAAATAGCAGCTACATTTGGCGGAGGAGGTCATGCAAAGGCGGCTGGTTGTTCCTTAACAAAGGAAGCATACAAACAATTTGTGGAGAAAACGTTTCTGCTTAAACCATTAAGGGTAGATGCTACTCATAATGAATTAAATCAAAAAACAAATTGTACTCACTATCAAAATAATGAAAAAGATCAATTCTTTCTTTATCACTCAGATACAGGAAAATGGATAATTGAAAAAAATCACAAAGAGTTAGAAGACCATTTTGAAACAAGAGAGCTTGCAGAGAGATTTATTAAGCGGTCTTATTCCGCCAACTTATCAAAAGATGAACATCTTATAAATTATTTGTATGATTCCTATAATAGAAATAAAATGTAG
- the proC gene encoding pyrroline-5-carboxylate reductase: protein MKSSILFIGAGRMAEAIISGLTKENKFQQIYVSNKSRPVRLKELADSYQVVPTENWKEKIDSVQVIVLAMPPSEHDSILNELQPLITNQFVVTIAAGIGPTYLEERLPKGTAVGWIMPNTAAEVGYSISLFTYGQVVVEENKQQMKNLLDAIGKSHYCSEEEVHQLTAITGSAPAFLYAFTEALTTMSEKLGVQHEVARKLVTEMIIGSSEMLKTEKTASDLREQVTTPGGATAEGLKVLKEGNFETLIHQAIIATNKKARGE from the coding sequence ATGAAATCTTCTATTTTATTTATCGGTGCCGGTAGAATGGCAGAGGCTATTATTTCAGGTCTGACAAAGGAAAATAAATTTCAGCAAATTTATGTATCAAATAAATCGAGACCAGTAAGATTAAAAGAACTTGCAGACAGTTATCAAGTTGTTCCGACAGAGAATTGGAAAGAGAAGATTGATTCTGTACAAGTGATTGTTTTGGCGATGCCACCAAGTGAACATGATTCTATATTGAATGAATTACAGCCCCTAATAACCAATCAATTTGTCGTAACAATTGCTGCTGGAATTGGACCAACCTATTTAGAAGAACGTCTTCCTAAAGGTACAGCTGTAGGGTGGATTATGCCAAATACAGCAGCAGAAGTTGGCTATTCTATTTCTCTATTCACATATGGTCAGGTGGTAGTAGAAGAAAATAAGCAGCAAATGAAAAACTTACTGGATGCAATAGGTAAATCACATTATTGTTCAGAAGAGGAAGTCCATCAATTAACGGCAATTACTGGAAGTGCTCCAGCCTTTTTATATGCATTTACAGAGGCATTAACCACCATGTCTGAAAAATTAGGAGTTCAACATGAGGTTGCCAGGAAATTAGTGACAGAAATGATTATTGGTTCTTCTGAGATGCTGAAAACAGAGAAAACCGCTAGTGATTTAAGAGAACAAGTAACGACACCAGGGGGTGCAACTGCTGAGGGATTGAAGGTTTTAAAAGAGGGTAATTTTGAGACACTTATTCATCAGGCAATTATTGCTACAAACAAGAAAGCCAGAGGAGAATAG
- a CDS encoding KGG domain-containing protein, with the protein MTSENNKISREEAGRKGGEKTAREHDKEFYQEIGQKGGEKTAREHDKEFYQEIGQKGGEKTAREHDKEYYQEIGQKGGEKTAREHDKEFYQEIGQKGGEKTAREHDKEFYQEIGQKGGRQSSSNN; encoded by the coding sequence ATGACAAGCGAAAATAACAAAATTAGTAGAGAAGAAGCAGGCAGAAAAGGCGGAGAAAAAACAGCAAGAGAGCATGATAAGGAATTCTATCAAGAGATTGGCCAAAAGGGCGGAGAAAAAACAGCAAGAGAGCATGACAAGGAATTTTACCAAGAGATTGGTCAAAAGGGTGGAGAAAAAACAGCAAGAGAGCATGATAAGGAGTACTATCAGGAAATTGGCCAAAAAGGTGGAGAAAAAACAGCAAGAGAGCACGATAAAGAATTCTATCAAGAGATTGGCCAAAAGGGCGGGGAAAAGACAGCAAGAGAGCATGACAAGGAATTTTATCAAGAGATCGGTCAGAAGGGCGGACGTCAGTCCAGTTCTAACAATTAA